The following coding sequences are from one Nicotiana tomentosiformis chromosome 3, ASM39032v3, whole genome shotgun sequence window:
- the LOC104116230 gene encoding rRNA 2'-O-methyltransferase fibrillarin 2-like: protein MVAPTRGRGGGGFRGGRGDGGGRGGRGGRGGFGGGRGGGGSAMKRGGGRGGGGRGGGGRGGGRGGRGGGFKGGNKVVVEPHRHGGVFIAKGKEDALCTKNLVPGEAVYNEKRISVQNEDGTKIEYRVWNPFRSKLAAAILGGVDDIWIKPGAKVLYLGAASGTTVSHVSDLVGPGGVVYAVEFSHRSGRDLVNMAKKRTNVIPIIEDARHPAKYRMLVGMVDVIFSDVAQPDQARILALNASYFLKAGGHFVISIKANCIDSTVPAEAVFAQEVKKLQAEQFKPMEQVTLEPFERDHACVVGAYRVPKKQKAAA from the exons ATGGTTGCACCAACTAGAG GTCGTGGAGGTGGTGGATTCAGGGGTGGTAGAGGAGATGGTGGAGGAAGAGGAGGACGAGGTGGTAGAGGTGGTTTTGGCGGCGGTAGAGGTGGTGGAGGAAGTGCGATGAAGCGCGGTGGTGGAAGAGGTGGGGGAGGCAGAGGCGGAGGAGGAAGAGGCGGAGGAAGGGGAGGACGTGGAGGAGGGTTTAAGGGTGGTAATAAGGTAGTGGTGGAGCCACATAGACATGGAGGTGTGTTTATTGCCAAGGGTAAGGAGGATGCTCTTTGTACTAAGAATTTGGTGCCCGGTGAAGCTGTCTACAATGAGAAGAGAATCTCTGTTCAG AATGAAGATGGAACAAAGATTGAATATAGAGTGTGGAATCCCTTTCGTTCTAAGTTAGCAGCTGCAATTCTTGGAGGAGTTGATGATATCTGGATA AAACCTGGTGCTAAGGTCCTTTATCTTGGAGCTGCTTCAGGAACCACAGTGTCTCATGTTTCCGATCTTGTTGGTCCT GGTGGGGTGGTATATGCTGTTGAATTTTCTCACAGAAGTGGAAGGGACTTGGTGAACATGGCTAAGAAACGCACTAATGTTATCCCTATTATTGAGGATGCTAGACACCCAGCAAAATATAGAATGCTTGTTGGAATGGTGGATGTGATATTTTCCGATGTTGCTCAGCCTGATCAG GCAAGAATTTTAGCTCTGAATGCATCATACTTCTTGAAAGCTGGAGGTCACTTTGTTATATCAATCAAG GCCAACTGCATAGATTCAACAGTGCCAGCTGAGGCTGTATTTGCTCAGGAAGTGAAGAAGCTACAAGCAGAGCAGTTTAAACCTATGGAACAGGTCACCCTTGAACCCTTTGAAAGGGACCACGCCTGTGTTGTGGGTGCCTATCGGGTGCCAAAGAAGCAAAAGGCTGCTGCCTAG